One Ranitomeya variabilis isolate aRanVar5 chromosome 4, aRanVar5.hap1, whole genome shotgun sequence genomic window, gctttgcacactcttggcattctcttgatgagcttcaagaggtagtcaccgggaatggtcttccaacaatcttgaaggagttcccagagatgcttagtacttgttggcccttttgccttcactctgcggtccagctcaccccaaaccatctcgattaggttcaggtctggtgactgtggaggccaggtcatctggcgtagcaccccatcactctccttcttggtcaaatagcccttacacagcctggaggtgtgtttggggtcattgtcctgttgaaaaataaatgatggtccaactaaacgcaaaccggatggaatagcatgccgctgcaagatgctgtgatagccatgctggttcagtatgccttcaattttgaataaatccccaacagtgtcaccagcaaagcccccccccccacaccatcacacctcctcctccatgcttcacggtgggaaccaggtatgtagagttcaccttttctacgtcgcacaaagacacggtggttggaaccaaagatctcaaatttggactcatcagaccaaagcacagatttccactggtctaatgtccatttcttgtgttctttagcccaaacaagtctcttctgcttgttgcctgtccttagcagtggtttcctagcagctattttaccatgaaggtctgctgcacaaagtctcctcttaacagttgttgtagagatgtgtctgctgctagaactctgtgtggcattgacctggtctctaatctgagctgctgttaacctgcgatttctgaggctggtgactcggataaacctatcctcagaagcagaggtgactcttggtcttcctttcctggggcggtcctcatgtgagccagtttctttgtagcgcttgatggtttttgcaaatacacttggggacactttcaaagttttcccaatttttcacactgactgaccttcatttcttaaagtaatgatggccactcgtttttatttacttagctgcttttttcttgccataatacaaattctaacagtctattcagtaggactatcagctgtgtatccaccagacttctgcacaacacaactgatggtcccaaccccatttataaggcaagaaatcccacttattaaaactgacagggcacacctgtgaagtgaaaccattcccggtcactacctcctgaagctcatcaagagaatgccaagagtgtgcaaagcagtcatccaagcaaaaggtgtctactttggagaacctagaatataagacatatttcagttgtttcacactttgttaggtatataattccacatgtgttaattcatagttttgatgccttcagtgtgaatttacaattttcatagtaattttgaccaggggtgcagagacttttacatgccactgtgagcACTTAATGTATTTTGCTTCTTACCTTGTGATTACGGATAGCTATAAAAGCGATGGCTGCCAGGCAGGACACAAATATAACCATCAGGGGGAGGATGACGTGCCAAGAGGTGAACGTATCGATATCTGAAGTTTGGGCAGCTGAGAAAGTGAATAACAGGAGTCAGGATAACGTGAGCGAAACGTAATGGAGCAAGTACTGGAGGTATCAAGATGTTGAAGATAATAATATGAAGAAAGGTGAGGAGGATGGTACAGCAGAGGCGATAAGAAGATCATGACATCAGAGGAGATATAATGCAAAGAATATGGTGAGATAAAAAGCCAGAAGAGATAATAATATGGTGAAATAAGAAGGCAGAGGAGATAATATGGTGAAATAAGAAGGAAGAGGAGATAATAATATGGTGAGATAAGAAGGCAGAGGAGATAATAATATGGTGAGATAAGAAGGCAGAGGAGATAATATGGTGAAATAAGAAGGCAGAGGAGATAATAATATGGTGAGATAAGAAGGCAGAGGAGATAATGTGGTGAGATAAGAAGGCAGAGGAGATAAAAATATGATGAGATAAGAAGACAGAAGAGATAGTATGGTGAGATAAGAAGGCAGATGAGATAATATGGTGAGATAAGAAGATACAGGAGATATAATAATAAGATAATGGAGAAATAAGAGGAGGTACAATGAGAATAAGAAGATGGTGGTATAAGAAAGTAAATGACTTCTAATAAGAAGATGGCAAGATAAGTAAGTAGAGCAGATAAAATAATATTAAGATGGTGAGATAAGAAGGAAGagcagatgtaataataataaaatgttaggGAAATAAGAGGAGGTACAATAATAATGTGATGTTGGGATAAGAATTTAAAGGAGATACAATTGTAAGAAGATGATGAGATAAGAAGGTAAAGGAAATATAATATTAAGATGGCAAGATAAGAAAGCAGAGCAGATAGAATAAGATTAATATGGAAGATACGACGTTGGAGGAGATAAAATAAGGAAACTAGAGGAGATATAATAATAAGAAGGAGCATGGAGAGGAGCAGGTGGGCAGGATGCCATGTCATACTgaggatcaggacaggaaaaagtagGTAATTAAAGAGAAAGTTCACGATGATGATTACTGAAGAAATCTCCACACGAAGAGGAGAAAAGATGCTAAaaccaagaagaaaaaaaataatggttATGAGGCTGATCGATGCTGAGATATGGGGACAAGACCTTGTAGGTAATGGATTGTGATAGACGAAGCTAAAGAAGATACAAAGATGGAAAGAACCTGGGAGAGAAAGGAGGGCGATCAAAGTAGGCTAAGAAGATGCCAAGCTGGACAGCAGAGAAATAACAGGGACAATGGTGGACAGCCCCCGAGGAGTAGAGACAGTGAAGGTAACATTAGTAGTAATAGTCACCAGGTTTACCGTGCACATAGACCCAATGCTCCACTTCTCCTAGTAATCTATCTACATCATAAACCGAGcaggtccaggcccctgagtcctGTGTTTGCAGGTCCCACAGATCCACAAAGGCTCCTTTGATGACTTTTCTCTGTCCGTCTGGAAGAGCTGGGCCTGTCCAGTGAAAGCGCTCTTTCCCAGTTGAGCCATTGATGCTGCACAGCATCTGCAGGGAGGAACCTTCTTTGGTGAACGACGTGCCGGCGGGTAACACTGAGGACCAAAAAGACAAGTCTCAGGTATGCAAGGCAGAAAGCACATGGAGGTGACAGGTGCATTACAGAGCAGGAGGAGCGGAGAGGACTGATCTTGATTCCTTCTGAGTTTAGGAGTCCAAGAGAACCGACTACTGGATTCCCAATCTCAGAAAAAGCAAGCATTAAAATGGAGAAACGAGTCTTTTCCCTAAAACATTTATGTCCGTCTGCTCATATCCTCTCTATTATTGGACaacattctaaaaaaaaaacaggttGCTCAGGAAAAAAAACTCAAAACAAGTATTATTGAGACCAACCGATCTAGAAGATGTGTCTGAGAGATGAGCCGCCCAAATACATGTACCAATTAATGTGATCTCAACAGAATATGTGTCCATGAGATGAACCTCTCTAGAAAATGTATCCATCACCTTGGTTATTGGACGTTAACTAAAAGGAAAAAACACCCCACTATAAGAGTCCACCACTGACCTTGGATAACCCTCAGCTCGATCCGTCTGGTCAGTCTTTGGCTTTTGTAGGTGGTGTCACATCGGTACGTTCCGGCATCTTCTGGTCTCACAGGGTTTAGGACCAGCGCTTGTTTGTTGTCAAGAATGTTTTCTTCATCTTTGCTCCAATGATAACTCAGTCGTTGTTCCATGGGCAAATGTGTGATGTTACAAGGAAGCTCGACAGAAGAACCCACACCAGTGTAGAGCAAGATAGGATCCGGACGGGTGATACCTGACAAAGACAATAAATTGGTAAGTGGGGTTCCATGAAACATCTAATGGCAAATAACTGGGTCCAAAGATCAGCTCCAACTAGGATAGTCTTCTGCTGGACCTTGGTGCTCAatatggtaccagggatttggccaACTAGAGGACACTCTGATATACTGTTGGCCCAAAGGGGACATAATCGGTCAAGATGAGGTTTTCTCCTAGAGGTCGGAAACCCATTCATgctcaatcaatatgttatcaatgATGGGAAAACCTTCTTTAAAGAACTTACGTAAAGAGTCTTGGAAACAAAGGGGCACTCAAAAGCATCATACGTGAGATTCATGGCAGACACGTCGATGATGACTCACCAACCACCAAAAGGGTGATACTTGATCGTGCACCGTCCACCTCACAGCTCCACTTGCCATGGTCTTCTTGAGTAAGACGATGGAGGTGCAGGCTACTCCCATTCTCTGATACTCTAATGGATGGCCGGACAGGGATTCCAAGATGTAACCAACGAACAGAGGTGGAAGAACTACCGGGATTGACAATTTTGCATGTCAGAGTGACCGAGCTGTTCTCGGGAAGAGGACCATCGGGAGATTGAATCACTGTGAGAAAATAAATAATTAGACCACGTTCAGACTT contains:
- the LAG3 gene encoding lymphocyte activation gene 3 protein isoform X1; protein product: MKGSCCQPYGLGETDTERNLCKASGSKGQNSVQKEGFRTYLARWIPRYSQAAQTPSTPVTCAPDCTCNSPVKVPAVLVTGVLGGHIILPCNMMNHLVETRHQDTYPTSFVRWQRDDGTPRPVLRLLPNGVTFRGLPFMSRASVPTSSIHQGIFSLHLKDLKEEDAGRYNAVVTYGQRKRRCDVSLRTITVIQSPDGPLPENSSVTLTCKIVNPGSSSTSVRWLHLGIPVRPSIRVSENGSSLHLHRLTQEDHGKWSCEVDGARSSITLLVVGITRPDPILLYTGVGSSVELPCNITHLPMEQRLSYHWSKDEENILDNKQALVLNPVRPEDAGTYRCDTTYKSQRLTRRIELRVIQVLPAGTSFTKEGSSLQMLCSINGSTGKERFHWTGPALPDGQRKVIKGAFVDLWDLQTQDSGAWTCSVYDVDRLLGEVEHWVYVHGKPAAQTSDIDTFTSWHVILPLMVIFVSCLAAIAFIAIRNHKRRLSHLAALTSIEVSTVSPPKKLSVSE
- the LAG3 gene encoding lymphocyte activation gene 3 protein isoform X3, whose protein sequence is MSIEQLVPAVLVTGVLGGHIILPCNMMNHLVETRHQDTYPTSFVRWQRDDGTPRPVLRLLPNGVTFRGLPFMSRASVPTSSIHQGIFSLHLKDLKEEDAGRYNAVVTYGQRKRRCDVSLRTITVIQSPDGPLPENSSVTLTCKIVNPGSSSTSVRWLHLGIPVRPSIRVSENGSSLHLHRLTQEDHGKWSCEVDGARSSITLLVVGITRPDPILLYTGVGSSVELPCNITHLPMEQRLSYHWSKDEENILDNKQALVLNPVRPEDAGTYRCDTTYKSQRLTRRIELRVIQVLPAGTSFTKEGSSLQMLCSINGSTGKERFHWTGPALPDGQRKVIKGAFVDLWDLQTQDSGAWTCSVYDVDRLLGEVEHWVYVHGKPAAQTSDIDTFTSWHVILPLMVIFVSCLAAIAFIAIRNHKRRLSHLAALTSIEVSTVSPPKKLSVSE
- the LAG3 gene encoding lymphocyte activation gene 3 protein isoform X2; this translates as MKGSCCQPYGLGETDTERNLCKASGSKGQNSVQKEGFRTYLARWIPRYSQAAQTPSTPVTCAPDCTCNSPVKVPAVLVTGVLGGHIILPCNMMNHLVETRHQDTYPTSFVRWQRDDGTPRPVLRLLPNGVTFRGLPFMSRASVPTSSIHQGIFSLHLKDLKEEDAGRYNAVVTYGQRKRRCDVSLRTITVIQSPDGPLPENSSVTLTCKIVNPGSSSTSVRWLHLGIPVRPSIRVSENGSSLHLHRLTQEDHGKWSCEVDGARSSITLLVVGITRPDPILLYTGVGSSVELPCNITHLPMEQRLSYHWSKDEENILDNKQALVLNPVRPEDAGTYRCDTTYKSQRLTRRIELRVIQVLPAGTSFTKEGSSLQMLCSINGSTGKERFHWTGPALPDGQRKVIKGAFVDLWDLQTQDSGAWTCSVYDVDRLLGEVEHWVYVHAAQTSDIDTFTSWHVILPLMVIFVSCLAAIAFIAIRNHKRRLSHLAALTSIEVSTVSPPKKLSVSE